The Streptomyces sp. NBC_01268 genome segment TCCAGGAGTCGTCGGCGCGGACCGCGGCGGTCTCGGGAAGGAAGCCCAGCGAGGAGGTGCGGGCGATCTCGGCGCGGCGCTCGGCGCGGCGGGCGAGCAGCTCGTCGCGGCGCGGGGTGAACCGGCGGTGCAGCTCGGCCACGAAGGCGAGGGCCGCGTCGGTGAGCACCTCCTCCTGGCGCGGCAGGGGCTCGGCTTCGACGACGACCAGGGAGGACGGCGCTGGTGCGGACATGAACTGTCACTTCCTTCAGCGGGCTTCACGGGCGGTGCCAGACGGCCGCCGGGCGTCGCGTACGGCACGGAGTGCCACAGGCGCCGAGGTACGGCCGCGAGCGCCGTCTCAAAGAGCAGGCGCTTCTGAACAGTGGATACTAGTTTCCTCATGGTGGAAGTTCAATGGTTTGTTGATGTCGAGATTCTTCGGGTCGACACAACGTGGCGCTCGGTGCCACCGCCTTCACTCCAGGTGCACCAGATCCGCCTCCGTGTCGATGTCATAGGGCTCGGCCACATCCGAACAGTCCACGAGCGTGATCGCATCCCGGTGCGCCATCAGGTAGTCCCGCGCCCCCTGGTCCCCCACCGCCCCCGCCGCGATCCCCGCCCAGCGCCAGGCGCCGAACAGCACCGGATGGCCGCGCTTCCCGTCGTACGCGGCCGCCGCCAGGGTGTCCCGCGAGCGGTACGCGGCCCGCACCCGGGCCACCGCGGCCGCCCCGATCCCCGGCTGGTCCACCAGTGACACCAGTGCCGCGTCCACCGGCAGCGCCGCCGCCTTCAGGGAGGCGAGACCCGTCCGCAGCGAGGACCCCATGCCCTCGGCCCAGTCCGGGTTGTCCACCAGCACGCAGCCCGGCAGCACCGCCCGCTCCCGCACCTGGTCGGCCGCCGCGCCGAGCACCACGTGCACCACCTCGCAGCCGCCCTCGCGCAGCACCCGCACCGCGTTCTCGACGAGCGGGCGCCCACGGTGCGTGAGCAGGGCCTTGGGTCGGCCGCCCAGCCGCCGGCCACCGCCGGCGGCCAGCAGGAGGCCCGCCACGAGGGGTTCTTCCGTCTCACCAGTCATGAGGACTGCATACCGCATCGCCCTCCCCACGGACCGGTCACACGGACGCCTGAATTACGTCCGCCCGCTGGCGCGCCGGGCGCGCGAAGGAGTTAACTGGCCCGCGACCCCGGGCGCCCGGCCACGCCCGACGGGTCGGCACAAGGACGTGCGCGAGGGGGAGATCCATGTTGCGAAGCGTGGGGCAGAGGCGAGTGACCGGCGAGGGCGTGGACCCCAGGGTGGACGGGCTGAGGACCGCCGTCTCCCGGCTCAGGCGCGAACTGGCCGCGCTGCGCACCGACTTCACCGACCGGGGCATCGCCGAGGAGGAGCTCGCGGCGCTGGACGCCATGGCCGCGGGCGGCGCCCCCGAGGTACGGCGGCTGCGCCGCTCGCTGCTGCTCGTCGCCGGCTCGGTCGGCTCCGTCAGCGCCCTCGCCGACGGCCTGACGGCCCTCCGCCGCGCCGTGG includes the following:
- a CDS encoding DUF5955 family protein; translation: MLRSVGQRRVTGEGVDPRVDGLRTAVSRLRRELAALRTDFTDRGIAEEELAALDAMAAGGAPEVRRLRRSLLLVAGSVGSVSALADGLTALRRAVDLFGPPTVTPPMPPPAVGEPGPPTEA
- a CDS encoding nucleotidyltransferase family protein, with the translated sequence MTGETEEPLVAGLLLAAGGGRRLGGRPKALLTHRGRPLVENAVRVLREGGCEVVHVVLGAAADQVRERAVLPGCVLVDNPDWAEGMGSSLRTGLASLKAAALPVDAALVSLVDQPGIGAAAVARVRAAYRSRDTLAAAAYDGKRGHPVLFGAWRWAGIAAGAVGDQGARDYLMAHRDAITLVDCSDVAEPYDIDTEADLVHLE